The Streptomyces sp. NBC_00335 DNA window AGGGCATCGGCCGCCCCCGGATGGAGCCGAGCTTCGTCCCCGGTGCCATCGACCGGATGATGCGGGTGCCGGACGCCGCGAGCGTCGCGGCGTGCCGGGCGCTGGAGCGGGTGATCGGCCGCAAGGCGGGCGGTTCCACCGGTACCGGGGTGTGGAGCGCCCTGAAGATCATCTCGGAGATGGTGGCGGAGGGCCGCACGGGCAGCGTCGTGACCCTGCTCTGCGACGGGGGCGAGCGCTACCTCGACAAGTACTACTCCGACGAGTGGCTGGCGGAGCAGGGGCTCGACATCGCGCCGTACGCGCGGACCCTCGACACCATGCTGGCGACCGGCGTGTGGAGCGAGCCCGTCGGGTGAAACGTTTTCCCTGGCCGGTGCGGGGTCCGCTGGCTACGCTGTGCTGACTTTTGGGTACGGCGCGGGGCGGGGGAGCCATGGCGGAGTTCGCTGGCGGCGGCACGGGTGTGCCGGTCCAAGGTGGGGGCGGCGAGGGGCCGTTGGCCTGTCCCCGGTGCGGCCGGGAGGACCAGGTGCTCGGCGTGTCCGCCGCGTACTTGCGCTCCAAGGCCAAGATGCGGGTGGAGCGCGGTGGCGGCGAGGACGACAGCGTCACGACCCGCGAGGAGAACTCGGCGCTGGCCAAGGCCCTCGCGGTCGCTCCCGACGAGCCGGACAACGGCGCCGCGGGCTGCGTCGGGGTGCTGCTCCTCCTCGCCGCGATCGGCGCCTTCGTCTGGGGTGCTATCGCGGGGAAGTGGTTCGAGAACGGCACGACCCCACGGCTCTACGGGACCGACGGCGCCGGCCCCTTCGCGGTCGACCAGCCCGCCACCTACCTGGTCTGGATCGGTGCGGCCCTGCTGCTCCTCGGCATCCTCCTCCTCGCCCTGTCGGGCCGGTCCGTACGGACCTGGCGCCGCCGGACGGAACCGGGCCGGGTGGCCGCCGACCGCGTCTGGGCGGACGGCTGGTACTGCGGCCGCTGCGGCACGGTCCACTTCGCGGGCGAACGGTCCCTGACCCTGCAGGAGTTCCGGACCCGGGTCTGGTCCGCGGGCGGCTACGGGGACCTGGCGGTGCGGCACCCCGCGATCTGACCGGTGACGGGCCCGCGGCGACAGCCCCGTAGGCACCGCGGCGCCGACTGCTTACGCTGTGCGGACGTTGATCACGGCGCGGCCTCGGGGGGAACCATGGCGGGCATTGAGTACAACAGGCCGGAGCGGGACGGGCGGACGCGGGACCAGGTCACTTCGCCGCCTTCGCCGTCCCCGGCGGCCGAAGCGGACCGGGGCGCGGGCTCGCTCCCCGGGTGTCCCAGCTGCGGCCGGGACGACGAAGTGCGTGCCGTCCAGGCGGTGTTCCTGGACGGGCACCGGCACGTCCGCGAGGAGAGCGGCGCCGGGGTCCAGCGGCGGGCCGTCACCAGGGAAACCGTCTCGCGCCTGGCCCGGGCCCTGGCGCCGACCGCGCCCGCACCGCGGATCCAGGGACGCAGCTGCCTGGGCGTGCTCCTCGTCATGGTGTCGCTCGGCACCTTCTGGGTCGGCGCGCTGGCCGGGCACTGGTTCGGCGGGAGTATGGGCGAGAACCGGCCCGGGTATCCGTACGAGGGGTGGGACGGGGCGGAGACCTCCGACCCGGAGGCCGGGCTCTTCTTCCTCGGCGTGATCTCGGCGATCGCGCTGCTGGCCGCGGTCGTCCTCTTCGTCAGGGCCTCCAGGGACGGGCGGGCGTACCGCGGGCGGATGGAGGCGGGCCTTGCCGCCGCCGAGCGGCTCTGGATCCGGAGCTGGTACTGCGGGCGTTGCGCCCGGGTCCACTTCGAGGGCGAGTCAGCGGCCCTGACGCTGCAGGAGTTCCGGGTGCGCGTGTGGACGGCCGGAGGGTACGGGGACCTGGCCGAAACCCATCCGGCGGTGGAGCTGATCATCGCCCGCCAACCCGACGGCTCCTACTGATCCGTACCGGTCCGCCGCGCCGTCAGCCGCAGGTCCAGCGCGCGGACCGCGGAGCGGAACGACTGGCCGAGTCCCGGCCGGGCCGCGGTCAGGGCGAAGCGCACGGGGGCCGGGCCGTCCGCCGCGAAGGTCCACTGGACGTGGGTCCCGGAGCCGGAGGGGGAGAGGCGCCACTCCTCCAGCAGGGCCCGTATGCCGGGGGCGTTGGTCTCGTCGACCCGGTACGCGTAGCGCCGCTCCGGATCCGCGGCCATGATCGTCTCCTGGAACCGGACCCCGCCCGCCAGCTTGACCTCGCGCCCGGCGCCCCCGTGGGTGGGCCGGGCCAGGGTCACCGCCCGGAACCAGCTCGGCCAGCCCTCGACCTCCTCGGCCAGCGCCCGGTACACGTCCCCGGGAGCCGCCGTGGTCCGGCCGGCGAAGACCAGGCGGGTGGGGGCGACCTCGATGAAGTCCATTCCTACGGGGCGGAGTCGGCGGGCCATGGCGGCACTCCCTCGGTTCGGCGGACGGCCGGGGCATCCGGCGGGCTGTCACCCTAGCTGTCGGTCCGTCAGTTGTCCGCTACGGGGTTGATCGGCTCGGGTGGTCGACCGGCGCGGGTCGACATGCGGGCGGGCAACCCGTTTCGCGGACCGGGTCCCGGCCGGGACAATGCCGCACATGCTTATCAGAGCAGCGCACATCGACGAACTGCCCCTCCTGCAGGACATCGAGCGGGCCGCCGGGGAATGCTTCCGGACCATCGGCATGCCGGAGATCGCCGACGACGAACCGCTTCCACTGGAAGAACTCCGCGGCTACCGGCGGGCCGGGCTGGTCTGGGTCGCGGCCGAAGGCGCCGGCACGGGGACCCCGGTCGGCTACCTCCTCGCCGACCGGGTCGACGGGAACCTCCACGTCGAGCAGGTGTCCGTGCACCCGGACAGCGCGCACCGCCGCATCGGACGGTCCCTGCTGGAACACCTCGCGGCGCGGGCCCGGGCGGAGGGCGCCCCCGCGCTGACCCTCACGACCTTCAGCGACGTACCGTGGAACGCCCCGTACTACGCCCGGTGCGGCTTCCGGACCCTGGGCGAGAGCGGCCTCGGCCCCGGCCTGCGGGACATCCGAGACCGCGAGGCCGTCCACGGGCTCGACCGGTGGCCCCGGGTGTGCATGCGCCGGGACGTCCTCGGCCCGGTCGGCCGCCCCAGCGGTGGGGCGGTGTCCGGTCAGAGCTCCGGAAGGTCCGCCGGGTAGAGCAGGGTGAGGTCGTCCTTGCTCGGCTCCGACAGCTGCGCGACCCGCCCCGCGTGCCGCTCGACCATCGACTCGAAGGTCTGGCGCGCGGTGCGGCCGTTGCCGAAGGCGGGTCCCTTGGGCAGGTCGGTGAAGTACGTCAGCAAGGCGTCGGAGGTCTTCTCGCCGAGCAGGTACTCGTGCTCCTCTGCCTGCTGTTCCACGATCCGCAGCAGTTCCCCGGGCCCGTAGTCCCCGAAGGTGATGGTCCGTGAGAAGCGGGAGGCCACGCCCGGGTTCACGGTGAGGAAGCGGTCCATCTCCGCCGTGTACCCGGCGACGATCACGACCACCGCGTCCCGGTGGTCCTCCATCAGCTTCACCAGGGTGTCGATCGCCTCGCGCCCGAAGTCGCGGCCCGAGTCCTCGGGCGCCAGCGCGTACGCCTCGTCGATGAACAGCACCCCGCCGCGCGCCCGGTCGAAGGCCTCCTGGGTGCGGATCGCGGTGGACCCGATGTGCTCGCCGACCAGATCGACGCGGGACACCTCCACGAGGTGGCCGCGCTCCAGCACCCCGAGGGAGGCCAGGATCTCCCCGTACAGCCGGGCCACGGTGGTCTTGCCGGTGCCGGGGGAGCCGGTGAAGACAAGGTGGCGGCGGACGGAGGCGGCCTTGAGCCCCGCCTGCTGCCGGCGCCGGCCCACCTCGATCATGTCGGTCAGCGCACGGACCTCGCGTTTGACGCTGTCCAGCCCCACGAGCGCGTCGAGGTGCCCCAGCACCTCGACCGAACCGCGGGCCGCGGCCTGTTCGGCCGTGCCGGAGTCCGTCTCGTCGGCCGGCCGCTGGGCCGGCACCCGCTCGGCCGTGCCCACCGCCGCGGGGCCCGGCGCGGCCGACACCGTACGGATGCCCGTACGCTCCCCGGCCGCCGCCACCCCCGCGCCCGAGCCGGCGCCCACACCGGAGGCGGACCGGGCGGCGAGGCGCGGGCCGGACTCGTCGCTCGTGCAGTCCTCGGCGACCGGGCCGTCCTCCGCGAACTCGTAGCCCCCGCGCGCGCAGCGCTCGGTGTGGCAGCGGTGCAGGGAGGTGCGGCAGCCGTCGATGACGTGGAAGCCGAAGCCCGCGCTGGCCGTGACCCGGCACGCGGTGAAGGTGCCGCGCCCGCCCGCCGACACGTAGAAACCGGCTTCGGCGGGGGAGCTGACCGTGCACCGCTCCAGCGTGGGATCCGCGCCCTTGGTGACGATCACGCCGGTCTGGACGGAGTCGATGGTGCAGTTGGCGAGCGTGCCGCCACTGCCGTGGTCGCGGAACCAGGCCCCCGTGGCCGCCTCCCGGATCCGGCAGTCGTCCAGCTGGGCCGTGGCCCCGTCGCTCACCGAGACGGCGGTGTTGCGCACCTGGGAGATGTCGCTGTCCACGACGTCCACGCGCGAACCGCGGTCCAGTACGAACAGCGCGTCCGGTACGTCGTGCACCCGGCAGGAGTCCAGCGAGACCCCGGCCCCGTCGCTGATCCAGACGGCCGGATAGTCGCCGGTGCTGTCGTGGATCTCGCAGGAGTCGGCGACGACGCGGGTGCCCGGGTCCCACACGGACAGGCCGTTGCGGCCGAAGCGGCGGACGGTGGTGCGGCTGAGCGTGAGCACCGAGCGGGAGCGCAGGTCCACCGCGTTCTCGGGGATGTCGTGGATATCGCAGCCGGCGAGCGTGAGGACGGCGTCCGTGTCGAGGGTGACCCCGTCGGCCGAGGTGCGGTGGACCGCACAGTCGGTGAGCACGGCGGTGGCCCGCGCGGCGATCTGCACGCCGGCGCCCTTGATCTCGTAGACCTCGCAGCCCAGCGCCTCCAGGCCCGAACCGTCGCCGGTCACGGCGATGCCCGCGCCCGTGGCGTGGTGGATCCGGCAGCGCTCCAGCCGGGGGCGGCCGCCCCCGCGCACGGAGACCCCGGTCTGGCCGGCGGCAACCACCTCGCAGTCGGCGAACACCCCGCCGCCGCCGTCCAGTACGGCGATGCCGATCCCGGCGGAGTTCTCCACCGTGCAGCGCCGGACCAGGGGCCGGGCGCCGCTCCCGCGGACCTCGATGCCGGCCGCCGAGCGCGTGCTCACCCGCAGGTCGGTGAGCTCGGGGGAGCCGTCCTCGACGAGCAGCGCGGGCGCCGTGGGGTCCTGGCCCTCCAGGTGGAGGTCCTGGATGACCGCCGAGGCGCGGACGGTCAGCGCGACCCCGTCGAGCGGTGCGATCCGCACCGAACCCAGCGAGCCCTCCGGGCCGCGCAGGGTCACGGCGTGGTGCAGCACCAGATTCTCCCGGTAGGTGCCGGGCGCGATGGACAGGACGTCGCCGTCGCCCGCCACGGCCAGCGCGGCGGTCAGCGTCGGATAATCACCGGAGCGGCGACGCCACCGCGAGGAACCGCCGTGCGTCACCTGGACCGTGCCCTGAGCCATGGTGCTGTCGTGCCCCCACCCTCGTGTTCCGTGTCTGCGCCTGCTGATCGTCCGCGGGCCCGAACCGTCCGCGTGTCCGACCGTGTACGTGTCTGCTGTGCTGTGCTGTGCCGTGTTCGTGCCGTGCCGTGTACGTGTCTGCCGTGCGCGCGCCCTGCCGTTTCGGGCTCGCGCCGCCGAATCGTCCGTCCCGATCGCCCGGCCGTTTCGACGGCCCCGATCGGAGCAGCCGCTCCGGCGCTCCACCGTAGCGCGCGCGGGGCCGGTGAGTTGCCAGGTCAGCTGCCCGCGCCCGCCCGGCCCCAGTCCGGTCCCGCCGCGGCCCACGCGCGGTCCAGCCGGATGTACCGCCGATGCATGAGCCTTCGTACGACCAGGCGGCGAAGCGTCTCCACCAGCGTGGCGATGCCCAGGGCCGCCGCGAGCCCCGCCACGCCCGCGTGGAAGCTGGCGGAGGAGGGGTCGAGGGGCTGCCCGACCAGACGGCCGTGCGCATCGGTCCATATCCGGAACCGGTCGCCGGCGTGCGGCGGTTCCTCCGCGGCCGGCACCGTGCCCTGGTGGTTGCTGCCGTCGGGCGCCGTCCACGACGCGACGATCTGCGTACGCTGCGGGGCCTGGCGCTGCGCCGTCGGATCGGTGGCCGCGCCGGGGAGCGGATCCGGTGTCGGCCGGATCACCACCGCCGGTACGAGATGACGCGCGTCCCGCTGTTCGCGCGCGGCCCGCTGCAGCGTGCCGTCGACCTGCACGCCGGCCGCCCAGCCGATGGCCGGAGCCACCAACAGGACGCAAAGCAGCGCCGCGAAGGCCACCCAGGCCTCGAATAGATCCGTCTGGCGGCGCAGCGGATTGCGCCGCCAGCGCCACACTCCCATTGCTGTCCGCACGGTCCGGCTCCCCCTACTTGTGCCAGTCTGCGCCTGCCTGCCGTCCCAGCCTCCCGCACGCCCCGGCCACCCGCATTCCGGGACGCGCGAGACGTGTGTCACCTGATCCGGTGCTCACGTCCCGAATGTTCCAACGGGCAGGCGGTGGCGGTTGGTTCCAGGGTGACGCCAGAGCCCCTCGAAGGTGTCAATCCGGGTGGTCCCACCGGCCCCCTGGAGGCTCTGTCCGCGCACGCGCTCACGCCAGGACCCGCACCTCGTCGCCGACCCGCAGCGTCCCCAGCCGCACCGGCACCAGGAGCCGCCCGAAGGCCAGGGACTTCCCGATCCGCCGGTGCCTGGCCAGGGTCTGGAGCGGCTCCTTGCCCCGCAGCGCCGTCGTCTGGTCGGTGGTCGTCACGACACAGCGTCCGCACTCGCGCGCCCCGCGGAAGACGGCGTCGCCGATCGCGACGCGTTCCCAGCCGTCCTCGGCCCACGCCTCGGCCCCGGACACCACCACGTTCGGGCGGAACCGGTTCATCGGGAGGGGGCCCTCGTCCGGATGGTTCCCCCGGGCGATCAGCGCGTTGAGCGCGTCCAGGGAGGCGAGGGTGGTGATCAGCAGCGGATAGCCGTCGGCGAGGCTCACGGTTTCGCCGGGCAGCGCGTACTGGGGATCCACCGGCCGCCGTACGGCCGGGTCGTCCAGGTGCACCAGGCGCGCCGGTACGCCGAGGTACGCGGTGAACCAGTCGGCGGCCGCTTGCGCCGCCGACACGGTCTCGATCTTCTTGCCGAAGAGCACCACCGGCTCCAGCGGACCCCGCCCCGGGACCTCCACCGTCAGATCCGCCATGCCCGGCGCCGAGACCTCGAACCCGCCGCCCCCCAGCGGACGGGCCCGCGCCAAGGCCAGCCTCGGCTGCTGGCGTTGGGTGATGACCGTGCCCTCCCCGTCCACCACCGCCCAGCGGCGGTCTCCGGACAGACCCCAGGGCTCCACGGCCACCTCGTCGGGTGCCGTCCCCGCCACCGATTTGACGGGATGGACGTGGAGCGCCTGGACACGCAGTTTCACCATGGGGAAATACTGCCAGCCGCCCTCACGGACTCCGCGGCGACCTCGTCGGAGGGGGCAGGCCGGGCGTGGCGGTCAGTAACCGCGCCCCTGCGGCTGGTACGGACGTCCGTACGGGTCCTCGAACGAGGCGGCCGGCACCGGCGCGGGCTGCGCCTGCATCGGACGCGGCGCGGCCGGGCGCATGGCCTCGTACCCGGTGCCGGCGGCGATCGGGCGGGGCTGCTGCGGCTGGGGCTGCGGAACGTAACCCGTGCGGGCCGCGAACGGCTGCGGCTGCTGCGGGACGTACGGCACCGGCGCCTGCTGGAGCGGCATCGGCATCGACATGGGCTGCGGCATCGGAGCCATCTGCTGCATGTGCGGCATCTGCTGGGGCGCGGCCTGCTGCTGGTACGGGTACCCGTACGCCGAGGCGTGCTGCGGCTGCTGTTGTTGCGGGCGGGCGGGCGGCAGCGCTGCCGGCAGGGCGGGGAGCGCGGACGCGAGGGCCGGGAGGTACCCACCGCTCGAGTAGCCGGCGCTCGGCGAGTCGTAGGCGGCGGGGACCCGGATCGGGGCGATCTGCGGGGTCCCGCGTTCGGCGACGAGGGAGTCGTAGATAGGGGTGTCCGGGAAGGAGGGCGCGGAGTAGTAACCGCCGCCATAAGTGGAGCGGGGGGAGGTCATGGACCTAAGTTAAGCCCACGACTTCACCGGGTCCATAGCGAGGTGCCGCCAACACCGCCCTGACCTGCATATTCGCAGGTCAGGGCCACAGCTTTCACTTGGCGTTCACGTGCACGATTTGGTCACTTCCGCCCCGTCTTGCTCCTACTCGTACTCACCGGTTGGGTGTTGCACGGATCG harbors:
- a CDS encoding DUF6643 family protein; translation: MTSPRSTYGGGYYSAPSFPDTPIYDSLVAERGTPQIAPIRVPAAYDSPSAGYSSGGYLPALASALPALPAALPPARPQQQQPQHASAYGYPYQQQAAPQQMPHMQQMAPMPQPMSMPMPLQQAPVPYVPQQPQPFAARTGYVPQPQPQQPRPIAAGTGYEAMRPAAPRPMQAQPAPVPAASFEDPYGRPYQPQGRGY
- a CDS encoding MOSC domain-containing protein; the encoded protein is MVKLRVQALHVHPVKSVAGTAPDEVAVEPWGLSGDRRWAVVDGEGTVITQRQQPRLALARARPLGGGGFEVSAPGMADLTVEVPGRGPLEPVVLFGKKIETVSAAQAAADWFTAYLGVPARLVHLDDPAVRRPVDPQYALPGETVSLADGYPLLITTLASLDALNALIARGNHPDEGPLPMNRFRPNVVVSGAEAWAEDGWERVAIGDAVFRGARECGRCVVTTTDQTTALRGKEPLQTLARHRRIGKSLAFGRLLVPVRLGTLRVGDEVRVLA
- a CDS encoding SRPBCC family protein encodes the protein MARRLRPVGMDFIEVAPTRLVFAGRTTAAPGDVYRALAEEVEGWPSWFRAVTLARPTHGGAGREVKLAGGVRFQETIMAADPERRYAYRVDETNAPGIRALLEEWRLSPSGSGTHVQWTFAADGPAPVRFALTAARPGLGQSFRSAVRALDLRLTARRTGTDQ
- a CDS encoding GNAT family N-acetyltransferase, whose product is MLIRAAHIDELPLLQDIERAAGECFRTIGMPEIADDEPLPLEELRGYRRAGLVWVAAEGAGTGTPVGYLLADRVDGNLHVEQVSVHPDSAHRRIGRSLLEHLAARARAEGAPALTLTTFSDVPWNAPYYARCGFRTLGESGLGPGLRDIRDREAVHGLDRWPRVCMRRDVLGPVGRPSGGAVSGQSSGRSAG
- a CDS encoding Rv1733c family protein; amino-acid sequence: MRTAMGVWRWRRNPLRRQTDLFEAWVAFAALLCVLLVAPAIGWAAGVQVDGTLQRAAREQRDARHLVPAVVIRPTPDPLPGAATDPTAQRQAPQRTQIVASWTAPDGSNHQGTVPAAEEPPHAGDRFRIWTDAHGRLVGQPLDPSSASFHAGVAGLAAALGIATLVETLRRLVVRRLMHRRYIRLDRAWAAAGPDWGRAGAGS
- a CDS encoding right-handed parallel beta-helix repeat-containing protein yields the protein MAQGTVQVTHGGSSRWRRRSGDYPTLTAALAVAGDGDVLSIAPGTYRENLVLHHAVTLRGPEGSLGSVRIAPLDGVALTVRASAVIQDLHLEGQDPTAPALLVEDGSPELTDLRVSTRSAAGIEVRGSGARPLVRRCTVENSAGIGIAVLDGGGGVFADCEVVAAGQTGVSVRGGGRPRLERCRIHHATGAGIAVTGDGSGLEALGCEVYEIKGAGVQIAARATAVLTDCAVHRTSADGVTLDTDAVLTLAGCDIHDIPENAVDLRSRSVLTLSRTTVRRFGRNGLSVWDPGTRVVADSCEIHDSTGDYPAVWISDGAGVSLDSCRVHDVPDALFVLDRGSRVDVVDSDISQVRNTAVSVSDGATAQLDDCRIREAATGAWFRDHGSGGTLANCTIDSVQTGVIVTKGADPTLERCTVSSPAEAGFYVSAGGRGTFTACRVTASAGFGFHVIDGCRTSLHRCHTERCARGGYEFAEDGPVAEDCTSDESGPRLAARSASGVGAGSGAGVAAAGERTGIRTVSAAPGPAAVGTAERVPAQRPADETDSGTAEQAAARGSVEVLGHLDALVGLDSVKREVRALTDMIEVGRRRQQAGLKAASVRRHLVFTGSPGTGKTTVARLYGEILASLGVLERGHLVEVSRVDLVGEHIGSTAIRTQEAFDRARGGVLFIDEAYALAPEDSGRDFGREAIDTLVKLMEDHRDAVVVIVAGYTAEMDRFLTVNPGVASRFSRTITFGDYGPGELLRIVEQQAEEHEYLLGEKTSDALLTYFTDLPKGPAFGNGRTARQTFESMVERHAGRVAQLSEPSKDDLTLLYPADLPEL